In Bombus huntii isolate Logan2020A chromosome 3, iyBomHunt1.1, whole genome shotgun sequence, a single genomic region encodes these proteins:
- the LOC126863613 gene encoding axin isoform X1, translated as MKAIIDRMSGSRQNEARCFNENSPRPPVPGEETGNYISRVRPQSPTLTPRRSSLTTPTAAGCDASAPLGFEPEGCCSTTTMESDSPPACLRWARNLHSLLQDPVGLELFRKYLDQEGRPHANPLNFWFACEGLKEQDDPERINQLVKLIYRKFFLKSQLAIPEDVRKEANRRVKEGRVDEKVFDAVQLEVERLINETTYPNFLRSDMYLQYVQSCQNPDSGGCPSSGSSREMSVSCGPSLLPTVHEDSEFVSSIHSSHSASETPGELRGELRLTKDMLMATQQTRAMDLRPKPEAYAGIYLQHGTSPYHMLALRLHAQYSSYNPVSRQDSELQSLSSDARTESDNMSLTDSSVDGASMSKQRSKKQYIRQSRAIKDSASLNRDPLAHHTIIPRTQRVPRDLMRPLKPEKFAQVLIEKLENVKRERESQEKFDRHLQESDTINKDVSLEMSSGAPKALADALREKLMIEEDNDQAILDQHVSRVWSDLTPSRSPGLSSPRLHSPERRRSTHNYPRPYKQRKEKDVFSTFSADSGNIHDFQEGSDLVGAGSMSSLGSHLPKSKSVPSDYADSLHKQDLYLQGHDQRFRRSDMTRRSATKKSMTELTDSGVSVVSDVPPSTISKDIRLLSWLKETDKKADIKHSRHGKKYGSRSGSLERTNRETWGVPAQPFVADPGMPPLPQPHTATQLEEARRRLIEEDRARSSCKQRHSNISKQSSYEPTMQSQSYVQSNQSTLKKTKQDIGDFTTVVFSFCDEQFPYRTKIPGHNVTLKQFKEYLPKKGSYRYFFKTECEDLDTKVIQEEITDDSEVLPLWEGKVMAQVKALE; from the exons GAGAGGAAACAGGAAACTACATCAGCAGGGTCCGTCCACAGAGTCCAACTCTGACCCCTAGGCGTTCTTCTCTTACAACACCAACAGCTGCAGGTTGCGATGCTTCGGCACCTTTGGGATTTGAACCGGAAGGTTGCTGTAGTACGACAACTATGGAAAGTGATTCGCCACCTGCTTGCTTGCGGTGGGCCAGGAACCTGCATTCTTTGCTGCAGGATCCAGTGGGCTTGGAATTGTTCAGAAAATATCTGGATCAAGAAGGCAGACCTCATGCAAATCCTCTTAATTTCTGGTTCGCCTGTGAGGGCCTCAAGGAACAAGATGATCCTGAAAGGATAAATCAATTGGTTAAACTTATCTACAGAAAGTTCTTCCTCAAGTCGCAGTTAGCTATACCTGAAGATGTACGAAAGGAGGCTAATCGTCGGGTTAAAGAAGGGCGGGTGGACGAAAAAGTATTTGATGCTGTACAGTTGGAAGTTGAGCGTCTCATTAATGAGACTACATATCCAAACTTTCTTCGATCCGATATGTATCTTCAATACGTTCAATCCTGCCAAAACCCGGATTCTGGTGGATGTCCTAGTTCAGGATCCAGTCGAGAGATGTCTGTTTCTTGTGGGCCAAGTTTATTGCCCACTGTCCACGAAGACAGTGAATTTGTTAGTTCCATACATAGCTCACATTCAGCTAGTGAAACGCCTGGGGAATTGAGGGGTGAGCTGAGATTGACCAAAGATATGCTTATGGCTACTCAACAAACTAGGGCGATGGATCTTCGGCCGAAGCCAGAAGCGTATGCTGG CATTTATTTACAACATGGGACTAGTCCATATCATATGCTCGCACTCAGACTGCACGCTCAATATTCCTCATACAACCCAGTATCCAGACAGGATTCAGAACTTCAAAGCTTGAGCAGTGATGCACGAACTGAATCAGACAATATGTCTCTCACCGATTCATCAGT TGATGGAGCGTCAATGAGTAAACAACGAAGTAAAAAGCAGTATATAAGACAATCTAGAGCTATTAAAGATTCAGCTAGTTTAAATCGTGATCCGCTGGCTCATCATACTATCATCCCTCGTACACAGCGAGTACCACGTGATCTAATGCGTCCTCTGAAACCGGAAAAATTTGCTCAAGTGCTTATTGAAAAGTTGGAGAACGTTAAACGCGAACGAGAATCTCAGGAAAAATTTGATAGGCATTTGCAGGAGAGCGATACTATTAATAAGGATGTATCATTGGAGATGTCAAGTGGAGCACCGAAAGCACTAGCTGATGCATTGAGAGAAAAGTTAATGATAGAAGAGGATAATGATCAAGCGATTTTGGACCAACACGTCTCACGAGTTTGGTCGGATCTAACGCCTTCTCGATCTCCTGGACTCTCATCCCCAAGACTGCATTCGCCTGAAAGAAGACGTTCTACGCACAATTATCCACGGCCGTACaaacagagaaaagaaaaggacgTGTTCTCTACGTTTTCAGCAGATAGTGGTAATATTCACGATTTTCAAGAAGGCAGCGATCTTGTCGGAGCTGGCTCCATGAGTTCACTAGGATCTCACTTGCCTAAATCTAAATCCGTGCCATCAGATTACGCCGATTCCCTCCATAAACAAGACCTATATCTTCAAG gTCATGATCAAAGATTCCGAAGGTCAGACATGACTAGAAGATCAGCTACAAAGAAGTCTATGACGGAATTAACTGACAGTGGTGTTAGTGTTGTAAGTGACGTGCCACCATCTACAATTAGCAAAGATATTCGTCTTTTATCGTGGCTTAAAGAAACTGACAAGAAAGCGGATATCAAACATAGCCGCCATGGGAAGAAGTATGGTTCTCGCAGTGGCTCTTTGGAAAGGACAAACAGGGAAACATGGGGTGTTCCTGCTCAGCCTTTTGTTGCAGATCCAGGAATGCCACCTTTACCACAACCTCATACA GCAACCCAGCTAGAAGAAGCAAGAAGAAGATTAATAGAGGAAGATAGAGCACGCTCGAGTTGTAAACAACGTCATTCTAATATTTCTAAACAATCGTCGTACGAGCCTACAATGCAAAGTCAATCTTATGTCCAATCAAACCAATCAACGTTAAAGAAGACGAAGCAAGATATTGGAGATTTTACCACCGTTGTGTTCAGTTTCTGTGACGAACAGTTTCCTTATAGGACTAAAATTCCTGGTCATAATGTCActttaaaacaatttaaagAATACCTTCCTAAGAAAGGCAGCTATCG atatttctttaaaaccGAGTGTGAGGACTTGGATACGAAGGTTATTCAAGAAGAAATAACTGACGATTCTGAAGTCCTACCGTTATGGGAGGGTAAAGTTATGGCGCAAGTCAAGGCGCTCGAGTGA
- the LOC126863613 gene encoding axin isoform X2 — MKAIIDRMSGSRQNEARCFNENSPRPPVPGEETGNYISRVRPQSPTLTPRRSSLTTPTAAGCDASAPLGFEPEGCCSTTTMESDSPPACLRWARNLHSLLQDPVGLELFRKYLDQEGRPHANPLNFWFACEGLKEQDDPERINQLVKLIYRKFFLKSQLAIPEDVRKEANRRVKEGRVDEKVFDAVQLEVERLINETTYPNFLRSDMYLQYVQSCQNPDSGGCPSSGSSREMSVSCGPSLLPTVHEDSEFVSSIHSSHSASETPGELRGELRLTKDMLMATQQTRAMDLRPKPEAYAGDGASMSKQRSKKQYIRQSRAIKDSASLNRDPLAHHTIIPRTQRVPRDLMRPLKPEKFAQVLIEKLENVKRERESQEKFDRHLQESDTINKDVSLEMSSGAPKALADALREKLMIEEDNDQAILDQHVSRVWSDLTPSRSPGLSSPRLHSPERRRSTHNYPRPYKQRKEKDVFSTFSADSGNIHDFQEGSDLVGAGSMSSLGSHLPKSKSVPSDYADSLHKQDLYLQGHDQRFRRSDMTRRSATKKSMTELTDSGVSVVSDVPPSTISKDIRLLSWLKETDKKADIKHSRHGKKYGSRSGSLERTNRETWGVPAQPFVADPGMPPLPQPHTATQLEEARRRLIEEDRARSSCKQRHSNISKQSSYEPTMQSQSYVQSNQSTLKKTKQDIGDFTTVVFSFCDEQFPYRTKIPGHNVTLKQFKEYLPKKGSYRYFFKTECEDLDTKVIQEEITDDSEVLPLWEGKVMAQVKALE; from the exons GAGAGGAAACAGGAAACTACATCAGCAGGGTCCGTCCACAGAGTCCAACTCTGACCCCTAGGCGTTCTTCTCTTACAACACCAACAGCTGCAGGTTGCGATGCTTCGGCACCTTTGGGATTTGAACCGGAAGGTTGCTGTAGTACGACAACTATGGAAAGTGATTCGCCACCTGCTTGCTTGCGGTGGGCCAGGAACCTGCATTCTTTGCTGCAGGATCCAGTGGGCTTGGAATTGTTCAGAAAATATCTGGATCAAGAAGGCAGACCTCATGCAAATCCTCTTAATTTCTGGTTCGCCTGTGAGGGCCTCAAGGAACAAGATGATCCTGAAAGGATAAATCAATTGGTTAAACTTATCTACAGAAAGTTCTTCCTCAAGTCGCAGTTAGCTATACCTGAAGATGTACGAAAGGAGGCTAATCGTCGGGTTAAAGAAGGGCGGGTGGACGAAAAAGTATTTGATGCTGTACAGTTGGAAGTTGAGCGTCTCATTAATGAGACTACATATCCAAACTTTCTTCGATCCGATATGTATCTTCAATACGTTCAATCCTGCCAAAACCCGGATTCTGGTGGATGTCCTAGTTCAGGATCCAGTCGAGAGATGTCTGTTTCTTGTGGGCCAAGTTTATTGCCCACTGTCCACGAAGACAGTGAATTTGTTAGTTCCATACATAGCTCACATTCAGCTAGTGAAACGCCTGGGGAATTGAGGGGTGAGCTGAGATTGACCAAAGATATGCTTATGGCTACTCAACAAACTAGGGCGATGGATCTTCGGCCGAAGCCAGAAGCGTATGCTGG TGATGGAGCGTCAATGAGTAAACAACGAAGTAAAAAGCAGTATATAAGACAATCTAGAGCTATTAAAGATTCAGCTAGTTTAAATCGTGATCCGCTGGCTCATCATACTATCATCCCTCGTACACAGCGAGTACCACGTGATCTAATGCGTCCTCTGAAACCGGAAAAATTTGCTCAAGTGCTTATTGAAAAGTTGGAGAACGTTAAACGCGAACGAGAATCTCAGGAAAAATTTGATAGGCATTTGCAGGAGAGCGATACTATTAATAAGGATGTATCATTGGAGATGTCAAGTGGAGCACCGAAAGCACTAGCTGATGCATTGAGAGAAAAGTTAATGATAGAAGAGGATAATGATCAAGCGATTTTGGACCAACACGTCTCACGAGTTTGGTCGGATCTAACGCCTTCTCGATCTCCTGGACTCTCATCCCCAAGACTGCATTCGCCTGAAAGAAGACGTTCTACGCACAATTATCCACGGCCGTACaaacagagaaaagaaaaggacgTGTTCTCTACGTTTTCAGCAGATAGTGGTAATATTCACGATTTTCAAGAAGGCAGCGATCTTGTCGGAGCTGGCTCCATGAGTTCACTAGGATCTCACTTGCCTAAATCTAAATCCGTGCCATCAGATTACGCCGATTCCCTCCATAAACAAGACCTATATCTTCAAG gTCATGATCAAAGATTCCGAAGGTCAGACATGACTAGAAGATCAGCTACAAAGAAGTCTATGACGGAATTAACTGACAGTGGTGTTAGTGTTGTAAGTGACGTGCCACCATCTACAATTAGCAAAGATATTCGTCTTTTATCGTGGCTTAAAGAAACTGACAAGAAAGCGGATATCAAACATAGCCGCCATGGGAAGAAGTATGGTTCTCGCAGTGGCTCTTTGGAAAGGACAAACAGGGAAACATGGGGTGTTCCTGCTCAGCCTTTTGTTGCAGATCCAGGAATGCCACCTTTACCACAACCTCATACA GCAACCCAGCTAGAAGAAGCAAGAAGAAGATTAATAGAGGAAGATAGAGCACGCTCGAGTTGTAAACAACGTCATTCTAATATTTCTAAACAATCGTCGTACGAGCCTACAATGCAAAGTCAATCTTATGTCCAATCAAACCAATCAACGTTAAAGAAGACGAAGCAAGATATTGGAGATTTTACCACCGTTGTGTTCAGTTTCTGTGACGAACAGTTTCCTTATAGGACTAAAATTCCTGGTCATAATGTCActttaaaacaatttaaagAATACCTTCCTAAGAAAGGCAGCTATCG atatttctttaaaaccGAGTGTGAGGACTTGGATACGAAGGTTATTCAAGAAGAAATAACTGACGATTCTGAAGTCCTACCGTTATGGGAGGGTAAAGTTATGGCGCAAGTCAAGGCGCTCGAGTGA
- the LOC126863617 gene encoding sodium-independent sulfate anion transporter isoform X1, producing MNEMVLLAMNNPNDTADANEDSRTGVYVNHGLTGSRNSLNLDHSNSSEILHNSYESHQETQGSSDFILVEESDDYRLEQKDSFVHSTLYQLKRRCKSACTKKTIYKRVPILNWLPRYSCHDGLGDLVAGVTVGLTVIPQSLAYANVAGLPAQYGLYGSFLGCFIYVIFGSCKDTPMGPSAIISLLTYQTVSHLDAPLQHAILLCFLAGLIELIMGIFGLGFLIDFVSGPVSSGFTSAVALIIITSQIKDVLGIPARGSQFIEMWRNLAEHIHETSAWDAVLGVTCIVLLLFLRLFASYNVGPKEEELQSTKYRVLNKLIWLFGTSRNALLVILSGLLGYSFREDSPFKLVGYIPDGMPNVRLPPFSYMKDDNTTVTFIDMASNLGSGILVLPLISLMEDIAICKAFSTGKSVDATQELIAIGISNIGNSFVQAFPGTGSLSRSAVNNASGVRTPMGGIYTGTLVILALFFLTPYFSYIPRSTLAAIIIAAVIFMVEVKVVKPMWRTKKSDLIPGLGTFIACLLLKLEIGILCGIGLNILFILYHAARPKISVEKLTTRHGIRYLMLTPDRCLIFPSVDYVRNLVTKYSQRTGNIATPVVIDCSHIYGADFTAAMVIETLIKDFASRGQPLFFYNLKPSVYAVFEAVASTDFVVYYTQEALDDLLKDRGYIKQIK from the exons ATGAATGAAATGGTATTATTGGC GATGAACAATCCAAACGATACGGCAGATGCGAATGAAGACAGTAGAACCGGAGTGTACGTGAATCATGGTTTGACCGGCTCTAGGAATAGTTTGAATCTCGATCATTCGAACAGTTCTGAAATTCTACATAATTCGTACGAAAGTCACCAAGAAACACAAGGTTCTTCGGATTTTATCT TGGTAGAAGAGTCTGACGACTACAGATTGGAGCAGAAGGATAGTTTTGTACATTCCACGTTATATCAGTTGAAGCGACGTTGTAAATCGGCTTGTACGAAGAAAACCATTTATAAAAGGGTTCCAATTTTAAATTGGTTACCAAGGTATAGTTGTCACGACGGACTTGGTGATCTTGTTGCCGGCGTTACCGTGGGCCTTACTGTCATTCCACAGTCGTTAGCATATGCTAACGTAGCAGGTTTACCAGCTCAA TATGGACTGTATGGTAGCTTTCTAGGCTGctttatttatgttatattcGGATCTTGTAAAGACACACCAATGGGACCTAGTGCCATCATATCTCTACTCACGTACCAAACAGTTTCACATCTCGATGCACCATTGCAACATGCGATACTCCTCTGCTTTTTGGCCGGGCTGATAGAACTGATAATGGGTATATTTGGCCTTG GATTTCTAATTGACTTTGTGTCTGGGCCTGTTAGCTCTGGTTTCACATCAGCGGTAGCTTTGATAATCATTACTTCGCAAATAAAAGATGTACTCGGCATTCCTGCGAGAGGTTCGCAGTTCATTGAAATGTGGAGAAACCTTGCTGAACATATACACGAAACTTCAGCTTGGGACGCTGTTCTTGGAGTGACTTGCATTGTGCTCCTTTTATTTCTCAGA cTTTTTGCATCGTACAATGTCGGTCccaaagaagaagaattgCAAAGTACAAAATATCGCGTGTTAAATAAACTCATATGGTTATTCGGTACATCACGAAATGCTCTTCTAGTAATATTGTCCGGTCTTTTGGGATACAGCTTTAGAGAAGACTCGCCCTTCAAATTGGTTG GATATATACCAGATGGTATGCCAAACGTACGATTACCACCATTTAGTTACATGAAAGATGACAATACAACGGTGACATTTATCGATATGGCTTCAAATTTGGGAAGCGGTATCCTCGTTTTACCTCTTATCTCGTTAATGGAAGATATTGCCATTTGTAAGGCCTTCT cAACTGGAAAATCAGTTGATGCAACACAAGAATTAATAGCGATTGGAATATCAAACATTGGTAATTCTTTTGTTCAGGCGTTTCCTGGTACAGGATCTCTTAGTAGAAGCGCGGTAAACAATGCTTCTGGAGTAAGAACACCAATGGGAGGCATTTACACAG GTACCTTAGTAATATTAGCCCTTTTTTTTCTCACTCCTTACTTCAGCTACATTCCAAGAAGTACATTAGCAGCAATTATCATAGCTGCAGTAATATTCATGGTTGAAGTTAAAGTTGTAAAGCCAATGTGGAGAACTAAAA aaTCAGATTTAATTCCCGGACTGGGTACATTTATCGCATGTCTGTTGTTAAAATTAGAGATAGGTATTCTATGCGGTATtggattaaatattttatttattttgtaccaCGCGGCACGACCAAAAATATCCGTGGAAAAACTTACT ACTCGACATGGCATTCGATATCTCATGCTAACTCCAGATCGgtgtttaatttttccatctgTTGATTACGTTCGAAATTTAGTAACAAAATATAGTCAAAGAACTGGAAACATTGCAACCCCAGTTGTAATCGATTGTTCTCATATTTATGGGGCAGATTTTACTGCAGCTATGGTAATTGAAACTTTAATAAAGGATTTCGCATCGAGGGGCCAACCACTCTTCTTCTACAATCTAAAACCTTCAGTTTATGCCGTGTTTGAAGCTGTCGCATCAACTGATTTTGTTGTATATTATACTCAGGAGGCGTTAGATGATCTCCTTAAAGACAGAGGATACAtcaaacaaattaaataa
- the LOC126863617 gene encoding sodium-independent sulfate anion transporter isoform X2: MNEMVLLAMNNPNDTADANEDSRTGVYVNHGLTGSRNSLNLDHSNSSEILHNSYESHQETQVVEESDDYRLEQKDSFVHSTLYQLKRRCKSACTKKTIYKRVPILNWLPRYSCHDGLGDLVAGVTVGLTVIPQSLAYANVAGLPAQYGLYGSFLGCFIYVIFGSCKDTPMGPSAIISLLTYQTVSHLDAPLQHAILLCFLAGLIELIMGIFGLGFLIDFVSGPVSSGFTSAVALIIITSQIKDVLGIPARGSQFIEMWRNLAEHIHETSAWDAVLGVTCIVLLLFLRLFASYNVGPKEEELQSTKYRVLNKLIWLFGTSRNALLVILSGLLGYSFREDSPFKLVGYIPDGMPNVRLPPFSYMKDDNTTVTFIDMASNLGSGILVLPLISLMEDIAICKAFSTGKSVDATQELIAIGISNIGNSFVQAFPGTGSLSRSAVNNASGVRTPMGGIYTGTLVILALFFLTPYFSYIPRSTLAAIIIAAVIFMVEVKVVKPMWRTKKSDLIPGLGTFIACLLLKLEIGILCGIGLNILFILYHAARPKISVEKLTTRHGIRYLMLTPDRCLIFPSVDYVRNLVTKYSQRTGNIATPVVIDCSHIYGADFTAAMVIETLIKDFASRGQPLFFYNLKPSVYAVFEAVASTDFVVYYTQEALDDLLKDRGYIKQIK; the protein is encoded by the exons ATGAATGAAATGGTATTATTGGC GATGAACAATCCAAACGATACGGCAGATGCGAATGAAGACAGTAGAACCGGAGTGTACGTGAATCATGGTTTGACCGGCTCTAGGAATAGTTTGAATCTCGATCATTCGAACAGTTCTGAAATTCTACATAATTCGTACGAAAGTCACCAAGAAACACAAG TGGTAGAAGAGTCTGACGACTACAGATTGGAGCAGAAGGATAGTTTTGTACATTCCACGTTATATCAGTTGAAGCGACGTTGTAAATCGGCTTGTACGAAGAAAACCATTTATAAAAGGGTTCCAATTTTAAATTGGTTACCAAGGTATAGTTGTCACGACGGACTTGGTGATCTTGTTGCCGGCGTTACCGTGGGCCTTACTGTCATTCCACAGTCGTTAGCATATGCTAACGTAGCAGGTTTACCAGCTCAA TATGGACTGTATGGTAGCTTTCTAGGCTGctttatttatgttatattcGGATCTTGTAAAGACACACCAATGGGACCTAGTGCCATCATATCTCTACTCACGTACCAAACAGTTTCACATCTCGATGCACCATTGCAACATGCGATACTCCTCTGCTTTTTGGCCGGGCTGATAGAACTGATAATGGGTATATTTGGCCTTG GATTTCTAATTGACTTTGTGTCTGGGCCTGTTAGCTCTGGTTTCACATCAGCGGTAGCTTTGATAATCATTACTTCGCAAATAAAAGATGTACTCGGCATTCCTGCGAGAGGTTCGCAGTTCATTGAAATGTGGAGAAACCTTGCTGAACATATACACGAAACTTCAGCTTGGGACGCTGTTCTTGGAGTGACTTGCATTGTGCTCCTTTTATTTCTCAGA cTTTTTGCATCGTACAATGTCGGTCccaaagaagaagaattgCAAAGTACAAAATATCGCGTGTTAAATAAACTCATATGGTTATTCGGTACATCACGAAATGCTCTTCTAGTAATATTGTCCGGTCTTTTGGGATACAGCTTTAGAGAAGACTCGCCCTTCAAATTGGTTG GATATATACCAGATGGTATGCCAAACGTACGATTACCACCATTTAGTTACATGAAAGATGACAATACAACGGTGACATTTATCGATATGGCTTCAAATTTGGGAAGCGGTATCCTCGTTTTACCTCTTATCTCGTTAATGGAAGATATTGCCATTTGTAAGGCCTTCT cAACTGGAAAATCAGTTGATGCAACACAAGAATTAATAGCGATTGGAATATCAAACATTGGTAATTCTTTTGTTCAGGCGTTTCCTGGTACAGGATCTCTTAGTAGAAGCGCGGTAAACAATGCTTCTGGAGTAAGAACACCAATGGGAGGCATTTACACAG GTACCTTAGTAATATTAGCCCTTTTTTTTCTCACTCCTTACTTCAGCTACATTCCAAGAAGTACATTAGCAGCAATTATCATAGCTGCAGTAATATTCATGGTTGAAGTTAAAGTTGTAAAGCCAATGTGGAGAACTAAAA aaTCAGATTTAATTCCCGGACTGGGTACATTTATCGCATGTCTGTTGTTAAAATTAGAGATAGGTATTCTATGCGGTATtggattaaatattttatttattttgtaccaCGCGGCACGACCAAAAATATCCGTGGAAAAACTTACT ACTCGACATGGCATTCGATATCTCATGCTAACTCCAGATCGgtgtttaatttttccatctgTTGATTACGTTCGAAATTTAGTAACAAAATATAGTCAAAGAACTGGAAACATTGCAACCCCAGTTGTAATCGATTGTTCTCATATTTATGGGGCAGATTTTACTGCAGCTATGGTAATTGAAACTTTAATAAAGGATTTCGCATCGAGGGGCCAACCACTCTTCTTCTACAATCTAAAACCTTCAGTTTATGCCGTGTTTGAAGCTGTCGCATCAACTGATTTTGTTGTATATTATACTCAGGAGGCGTTAGATGATCTCCTTAAAGACAGAGGATACAtcaaacaaattaaataa
- the LOC126863617 gene encoding sodium-independent sulfate anion transporter isoform X3 produces MNNPNDTADANEDSRTGVYVNHGLTGSRNSLNLDHSNSSEILHNSYESHQETQGSSDFILVEESDDYRLEQKDSFVHSTLYQLKRRCKSACTKKTIYKRVPILNWLPRYSCHDGLGDLVAGVTVGLTVIPQSLAYANVAGLPAQYGLYGSFLGCFIYVIFGSCKDTPMGPSAIISLLTYQTVSHLDAPLQHAILLCFLAGLIELIMGIFGLGFLIDFVSGPVSSGFTSAVALIIITSQIKDVLGIPARGSQFIEMWRNLAEHIHETSAWDAVLGVTCIVLLLFLRLFASYNVGPKEEELQSTKYRVLNKLIWLFGTSRNALLVILSGLLGYSFREDSPFKLVGYIPDGMPNVRLPPFSYMKDDNTTVTFIDMASNLGSGILVLPLISLMEDIAICKAFSTGKSVDATQELIAIGISNIGNSFVQAFPGTGSLSRSAVNNASGVRTPMGGIYTGTLVILALFFLTPYFSYIPRSTLAAIIIAAVIFMVEVKVVKPMWRTKKSDLIPGLGTFIACLLLKLEIGILCGIGLNILFILYHAARPKISVEKLTTRHGIRYLMLTPDRCLIFPSVDYVRNLVTKYSQRTGNIATPVVIDCSHIYGADFTAAMVIETLIKDFASRGQPLFFYNLKPSVYAVFEAVASTDFVVYYTQEALDDLLKDRGYIKQIK; encoded by the exons ATGAACAATCCAAACGATACGGCAGATGCGAATGAAGACAGTAGAACCGGAGTGTACGTGAATCATGGTTTGACCGGCTCTAGGAATAGTTTGAATCTCGATCATTCGAACAGTTCTGAAATTCTACATAATTCGTACGAAAGTCACCAAGAAACACAAGGTTCTTCGGATTTTATCT TGGTAGAAGAGTCTGACGACTACAGATTGGAGCAGAAGGATAGTTTTGTACATTCCACGTTATATCAGTTGAAGCGACGTTGTAAATCGGCTTGTACGAAGAAAACCATTTATAAAAGGGTTCCAATTTTAAATTGGTTACCAAGGTATAGTTGTCACGACGGACTTGGTGATCTTGTTGCCGGCGTTACCGTGGGCCTTACTGTCATTCCACAGTCGTTAGCATATGCTAACGTAGCAGGTTTACCAGCTCAA TATGGACTGTATGGTAGCTTTCTAGGCTGctttatttatgttatattcGGATCTTGTAAAGACACACCAATGGGACCTAGTGCCATCATATCTCTACTCACGTACCAAACAGTTTCACATCTCGATGCACCATTGCAACATGCGATACTCCTCTGCTTTTTGGCCGGGCTGATAGAACTGATAATGGGTATATTTGGCCTTG GATTTCTAATTGACTTTGTGTCTGGGCCTGTTAGCTCTGGTTTCACATCAGCGGTAGCTTTGATAATCATTACTTCGCAAATAAAAGATGTACTCGGCATTCCTGCGAGAGGTTCGCAGTTCATTGAAATGTGGAGAAACCTTGCTGAACATATACACGAAACTTCAGCTTGGGACGCTGTTCTTGGAGTGACTTGCATTGTGCTCCTTTTATTTCTCAGA cTTTTTGCATCGTACAATGTCGGTCccaaagaagaagaattgCAAAGTACAAAATATCGCGTGTTAAATAAACTCATATGGTTATTCGGTACATCACGAAATGCTCTTCTAGTAATATTGTCCGGTCTTTTGGGATACAGCTTTAGAGAAGACTCGCCCTTCAAATTGGTTG GATATATACCAGATGGTATGCCAAACGTACGATTACCACCATTTAGTTACATGAAAGATGACAATACAACGGTGACATTTATCGATATGGCTTCAAATTTGGGAAGCGGTATCCTCGTTTTACCTCTTATCTCGTTAATGGAAGATATTGCCATTTGTAAGGCCTTCT cAACTGGAAAATCAGTTGATGCAACACAAGAATTAATAGCGATTGGAATATCAAACATTGGTAATTCTTTTGTTCAGGCGTTTCCTGGTACAGGATCTCTTAGTAGAAGCGCGGTAAACAATGCTTCTGGAGTAAGAACACCAATGGGAGGCATTTACACAG GTACCTTAGTAATATTAGCCCTTTTTTTTCTCACTCCTTACTTCAGCTACATTCCAAGAAGTACATTAGCAGCAATTATCATAGCTGCAGTAATATTCATGGTTGAAGTTAAAGTTGTAAAGCCAATGTGGAGAACTAAAA aaTCAGATTTAATTCCCGGACTGGGTACATTTATCGCATGTCTGTTGTTAAAATTAGAGATAGGTATTCTATGCGGTATtggattaaatattttatttattttgtaccaCGCGGCACGACCAAAAATATCCGTGGAAAAACTTACT ACTCGACATGGCATTCGATATCTCATGCTAACTCCAGATCGgtgtttaatttttccatctgTTGATTACGTTCGAAATTTAGTAACAAAATATAGTCAAAGAACTGGAAACATTGCAACCCCAGTTGTAATCGATTGTTCTCATATTTATGGGGCAGATTTTACTGCAGCTATGGTAATTGAAACTTTAATAAAGGATTTCGCATCGAGGGGCCAACCACTCTTCTTCTACAATCTAAAACCTTCAGTTTATGCCGTGTTTGAAGCTGTCGCATCAACTGATTTTGTTGTATATTATACTCAGGAGGCGTTAGATGATCTCCTTAAAGACAGAGGATACAtcaaacaaattaaataa